A genomic region of Bernardetia sp. ABR2-2B contains the following coding sequences:
- a CDS encoding OmpA family protein, producing MNRKLQRNFSLHKKQTKKYKTEFYTNNKKILILSCVCLLLVLSSFFPKTNQIGQMLGDSFSTLYENWEGVPYQNDFKKNEANYFSPHYLPKSIFSSSYNQPLDDQLIDGRFTIGYGEKSILFGYPYSFSTSHFVLKSSGKYASNNPELSQTRALKGVLISEMEENSDVLFTSKVIYTYDNLLITQTLVPVDTDLEDIENISKGNYYKIEYEIENQSDAPRDIEFTLLLDPMINADDICKLSADGSHIGMDRKFEGAKMPFHFAFYNGNLQAKLITKHKNVISPDVAYVGQWAYLTNVLQLEQQKVGKYTDDSAILLRWNTKKIKKGEIHNYRVFYGVPKGKEGINLQHHQPDRKSQITLYFDANQSQLSSEEEAKLRNFIGARRWKAALVEGYTDAKGTEQLNLELSKDRISHVSYALQMFGIKYEKILRKSHGEFFARNDETARGNGDKKDRKVVVTVWR from the coding sequence ATGAATAGAAAATTACAACGGAATTTCTCATTACATAAAAAGCAAACGAAAAAATATAAAACTGAATTTTATACAAACAATAAAAAAATACTAATTCTTTCTTGTGTCTGTCTGTTGCTTGTACTTTCATCTTTTTTTCCAAAAACTAATCAGATAGGTCAGATGCTTGGAGATTCTTTTTCAACTTTATACGAAAATTGGGAAGGCGTACCTTATCAGAACGATTTTAAGAAAAATGAAGCAAATTATTTTTCTCCTCATTATTTGCCCAAAAGTATTTTTTCCTCTAGCTACAATCAACCACTAGATGACCAACTTATTGATGGACGTTTTACGATAGGATATGGCGAAAAAAGTATTTTATTTGGTTATCCTTATTCATTTTCTACTTCTCATTTCGTCTTGAAATCAAGTGGTAAATATGCTTCTAATAATCCCGAATTATCACAGACAAGAGCTTTAAAAGGAGTTTTGATTTCGGAAATGGAAGAAAACTCTGATGTTCTTTTTACTTCCAAAGTGATTTATACATATGATAATCTATTAATTACTCAAACTTTAGTTCCTGTTGATACAGACTTGGAAGACATAGAAAATATTTCTAAAGGGAACTATTATAAAATAGAATATGAAATAGAAAATCAATCTGATGCGCCTAGAGATATAGAATTTACACTTTTATTAGACCCTATGATTAATGCTGATGATATCTGTAAGCTTTCTGCTGATGGCTCACATATCGGAATGGATAGAAAATTTGAAGGAGCAAAAATGCCTTTTCATTTTGCTTTTTATAACGGAAATTTACAGGCAAAATTAATAACAAAGCACAAAAATGTAATTAGCCCAGATGTGGCTTATGTAGGTCAGTGGGCATATTTAACCAATGTCTTGCAGCTTGAACAGCAAAAAGTAGGAAAATATACAGATGATAGTGCAATTCTTTTGAGATGGAACACAAAGAAGATTAAGAAGGGAGAAATACATAATTACAGAGTTTTTTATGGCGTTCCGAAAGGTAAAGAAGGAATAAATTTGCAGCATCATCAACCAGATAGAAAATCTCAAATTACGTTGTATTTTGATGCCAATCAAAGCCAATTAAGTTCAGAGGAAGAGGCTAAATTGAGAAACTTTATTGGTGCTAGACGTTGGAAGGCAGCTTTAGTAGAGGGTTATACAGATGCAAAAGGTACTGAACAATTAAATTTAGAGCTTTCTAAAGACCGAATTAGCCATGTCAGTTACGCTTTACAGATGTTTGGAATCAAGTATGAAAAAATTCTGCGTAAATCTCATGGAGAATTTTTTGCTCGTAATGACGAAACAGCAAGAGGAAATGGAGATAAAAAAGACCGAAAAGTAGTAGTAACAGTCTGGAGATAA
- the nhaD gene encoding sodium:proton antiporter NhaD yields the protein MSYEIVVIIIFVLGYMAIALEHNIKVDKAAPALLIAVLCWTVYIVSEGILPHDEDMIHKIVHGHEQGLLTHLAETSQILFFLLCAMTIVEVIDAHQGFEVITKRITTQDKRKLIWIICWVTFFLSAALDNLATTIVMVSMLRKLVTDKNDRLIYVSMVVIAANAGGAWSPIGDVTTTMLWIGGQVTTINIITKLMLPSIVCLLAPLTVITFMLKGDLKPNKKGTLDTGGHGGHAPIKVREGDRNLVFGIGLAGLLFVPVFKTITHLPPFMGMSFSLGIIWLTTEILHNRKKAEDGAHGKLSVVAILERVDVPSVLFFFGILLAVGCLQSMGTLNKLAVFLDATFTGDGAVYIIGLLLGLMSAIVDNVPLVAASMGMYDLSVYPPDHVFWEFIAYCAGTGGSTLIIGSAAGVAAMGMEHINFMWYLKKIAWLSLIGYIAGAVVFMAMQLFLVH from the coding sequence ATGTCTTACGAGATTGTTGTTATTATAATTTTTGTTTTGGGTTACATGGCTATTGCCCTAGAACATAATATTAAAGTTGATAAAGCTGCACCTGCACTTCTAATTGCTGTTCTTTGTTGGACAGTGTATATCGTTTCAGAGGGAATACTGCCTCACGATGAAGATATGATTCATAAAATTGTCCATGGGCATGAACAAGGACTTCTGACGCATCTTGCGGAAACCTCTCAAATTCTTTTCTTTTTACTTTGTGCCATGACTATTGTTGAGGTAATTGATGCCCATCAAGGTTTTGAGGTAATCACGAAGCGAATAACAACTCAAGATAAAAGAAAACTTATTTGGATTATTTGTTGGGTAACTTTCTTCTTATCAGCAGCATTAGATAATCTTGCCACAACCATTGTAATGGTTTCGATGCTTCGTAAATTAGTAACAGATAAAAATGACCGTTTGATTTATGTCAGTATGGTAGTTATTGCTGCCAATGCTGGTGGTGCTTGGTCGCCTATTGGAGATGTTACTACTACAATGCTTTGGATTGGTGGACAGGTAACGACCATAAATATTATCACCAAATTGATGCTTCCTAGTATTGTTTGTCTGCTTGCTCCTCTTACAGTAATTACTTTTATGTTAAAAGGAGATTTGAAACCAAATAAAAAAGGAACTTTAGACACAGGAGGACATGGTGGACATGCTCCTATTAAAGTAAGAGAAGGAGACAGGAATTTAGTATTCGGAATTGGTCTTGCAGGTCTTTTATTTGTTCCTGTTTTTAAAACAATAACTCATTTACCTCCTTTTATGGGAATGTCATTTAGTTTAGGAATTATATGGCTAACAACTGAAATACTTCATAACCGTAAAAAAGCAGAAGACGGAGCGCATGGAAAACTTTCAGTAGTAGCTATTTTAGAACGTGTTGATGTTCCTAGTGTACTCTTTTTCTTTGGTATCTTACTTGCCGTAGGTTGTTTACAGTCTATGGGAACACTAAACAAATTAGCTGTATTTTTAGATGCTACTTTTACAGGAGATGGAGCTGTATATATTATTGGTCTCCTTTTGGGGCTTATGTCTGCTATTGTAGATAATGTGCCATTAGTAGCTGCTTCGATGGGTATGTATGACCTAAGTGTTTACCCTCCTGATCACGTATTTTGGGAGTTTATTGCTTACTGTGCAGGAACGGGTGGAAGTACACTTATCATCGGTTCTGCTGCTGGTGTAGCTGCAATGGGAATGGAGCATATCAATTTTATGTGGTATCTCAAAAAAATTGCTTGGCTTTCACTCATTGGATATATTGCTGGTGCTGTTGTGTTTATGGCTATGCAGTTATTTCTTGTTCATTAA
- a CDS encoding septal ring lytic transglycosylase RlpA family protein, with protein MISKSNYLKVNILLFSLFLVFSLSSCDELFAPVEEDINGGAYTEEGIASYYADKYEGRPTASGEIFRQDLLTAAHKTLPFGTMVTITNLKNGKKIRVKINDRGPFVAGRIIDVTSRGARELDFIRDGIVNVKIEYDL; from the coding sequence ATGATTTCTAAATCAAATTATTTAAAAGTAAATATCTTGTTATTTTCTTTATTTCTAGTTTTTTCACTTTCATCTTGTGATGAGTTATTTGCTCCAGTAGAAGAAGATATAAATGGAGGAGCATATACAGAAGAAGGAATTGCGTCGTATTATGCTGATAAATATGAAGGAAGACCAACAGCAAGTGGAGAAATATTTAGACAAGATTTGCTAACGGCAGCTCATAAAACATTACCTTTTGGTACAATGGTAACTATCACAAATCTCAAAAACGGAAAAAAAATAAGGGTAAAAATAAATGATAGAGGTCCTTTTGTGGCAGGAAGAATTATAGATGTAACAAGTAGAGGAGCAAGAGAATTAGATTTTATTCGTGATGGAATTGTCAATGTAAAAATAGAATATGATTTGTAA
- a CDS encoding DUF1206 domain-containing protein, translating into MISINSLSTDKKDSLEKFAKLGYFMKGIVYLLIGILATMTAFGLGGEVSGKTGIFQFILEQSFGRILLGLVSLGLFGYTAWRFTQAFIDPEKNKDGINNKLQRVGYFISGFLYGTFATYAMKMAIKGAGSSSGGGRTTVIAKILEMSGGQIIVGIMALAIVGKGIYEIWKGVSSEHMDKVTDLGFKLKEAARKVGQLGYVARGIVLLVAGYITVRAAIESNASKAGGTEGAFEFMFSSASAWLVGLVALGLAFYGLFMVIKAKEFYIQ; encoded by the coding sequence ATGATTTCAATTAATTCATTATCAACAGACAAGAAAGACTCTTTAGAAAAATTTGCTAAATTAGGCTATTTTATGAAGGGTATCGTTTATTTGCTCATTGGTATTTTGGCTACCATGACAGCCTTTGGTCTTGGGGGCGAAGTTAGTGGCAAGACAGGTATTTTTCAATTTATTTTGGAACAATCTTTCGGACGTATCTTATTAGGTCTTGTTTCATTAGGTCTTTTCGGATATACAGCTTGGAGATTTACACAAGCATTTATTGACCCAGAAAAAAATAAAGATGGCATAAACAACAAGCTTCAACGTGTAGGTTACTTTATTAGTGGCTTTTTATATGGGACATTTGCTACTTATGCAATGAAAATGGCTATTAAAGGGGCAGGTTCTTCTTCTGGAGGAGGACGTACTACTGTCATCGCAAAAATACTTGAAATGTCTGGAGGACAAATTATTGTTGGTATTATGGCTCTTGCTATTGTCGGAAAAGGTATTTATGAGATTTGGAAAGGTGTTTCTAGCGAACACATGGATAAAGTAACTGATTTAGGGTTTAAACTAAAAGAAGCAGCAAGAAAGGTTGGTCAATTAGGCTATGTTGCAAGAGGAATTGTATTACTTGTTGCTGGTTATATTACTGTACGTGCTGCTATTGAATCAAATGCAAGTAAGGCAGGAGGAACAGAGGGAGCATTTGAATTTATGTTTTCTTCTGCAAGTGCTTGGCTTGTAGGTTTAGTAGCCTTAGGATTAGCTTTTTATGGTCTCTTTATGGTCATAAAAGCAAAAGAGTTTTATATTCAGTAA